The Kroppenstedtia pulmonis genome has a segment encoding these proteins:
- a CDS encoding metal ABC transporter ATP-binding protein, whose translation MEPVNSPVSVRGLSVAYHRKPVLRDIQFDAPEGNLIGIVGPNGAGKSTLIKAIMGLLPLTGGEVRIYGKTYKEQRSIIGYVPQRESVDWDFPTNALDVVLMGRYGRLGWFKRPSSKDREFAYHCLEKVGMSDFANRQISQLSGGQQQRVFLARSLAQDAKIYFMDEPFVGVDTATEKAIIQILNELKAQQKTVLVVHHDLQTVQEYFDWLIMLNLRQIATGPTQEVFTAENLQKAYGGRLTVIPEPEAAAMR comes from the coding sequence ATGGAACCAGTAAATAGCCCCGTTTCGGTACGAGGCCTCTCTGTGGCTTATCACCGCAAACCGGTATTACGAGATATTCAGTTTGATGCACCGGAGGGAAATCTGATCGGAATCGTCGGCCCCAATGGTGCCGGAAAATCGACACTGATCAAGGCCATCATGGGACTTCTCCCCCTGACCGGCGGTGAGGTCCGCATCTACGGTAAAACCTATAAAGAACAGCGTTCTATCATCGGTTATGTACCACAGCGGGAATCTGTGGACTGGGACTTTCCCACCAACGCTTTGGATGTGGTTTTAATGGGTCGCTACGGTCGCTTGGGGTGGTTTAAACGGCCCAGTTCCAAAGATCGAGAGTTCGCCTATCATTGTTTGGAAAAAGTAGGCATGTCGGATTTTGCCAATCGCCAGATCAGTCAATTGTCCGGGGGACAACAACAACGTGTTTTTTTGGCCCGCTCCTTGGCACAGGATGCCAAGATTTATTTTATGGATGAACCGTTTGTCGGTGTGGACACCGCAACGGAAAAAGCAATCATACAGATCCTGAATGAATTGAAAGCTCAACAAAAAACGGTTTTGGTCGTTCACCACGATCTTCAAACCGTTCAGGAATACTTCGATTGGTTAATTATGCTCAACCTTCGTCAAATTGCAACAGGGCCCACCCAGGAAGTTTTCACGGCAGAAAACCTGCAAAAAGCATATGGTGGTCGTTTAACGGTGATCCCGGAGCCTGAAGCAGCCGCAATGAGGTGA
- a CDS encoding metal ABC transporter solute-binding protein, Zn/Mn family — translation MKRGNKKIGKAWALPLICLFVFPALLLHACESSKPTVASGGEGKILVTTTTGMVADIVKNVGGEHVQVEGLMGPGVDPHLYKASQGDIRKLDQADMIFYNGLYLEGKMTDIFNKISNKKPVIAVAEKIDKSKLIKTGPNEYDPHIWFDVSLWTEAVKRTEEALIEADPDHESDYRENSEKYLAQLHELDQNIKKEVAAIPKKRRVLVTAHDAFGYFGRAYDIEVVGLQGISTASEYGLKDVQRIVDLLAERKIKAVFIESSVPKRSIEAVVKGTAKKGHHIEIGGELFSDALGEKGTPEGNYIGMVRYNVNTIVNALN, via the coding sequence ATGAAAAGAGGAAATAAAAAAATCGGAAAAGCCTGGGCACTCCCCCTCATCTGCCTGTTTGTTTTTCCCGCCTTGCTCCTCCATGCATGTGAAAGCAGCAAGCCCACAGTAGCATCCGGTGGTGAGGGTAAGATTCTAGTAACCACTACAACGGGTATGGTGGCGGACATCGTAAAAAACGTAGGCGGCGAACACGTACAGGTGGAAGGCCTGATGGGACCGGGAGTGGACCCGCACCTTTACAAAGCTTCCCAGGGAGATATCCGGAAGTTGGATCAGGCGGATATGATCTTCTACAACGGTCTCTATCTGGAAGGTAAAATGACAGACATATTTAACAAGATATCAAACAAAAAACCAGTCATTGCCGTCGCAGAAAAAATCGATAAAAGCAAACTGATAAAAACCGGCCCAAATGAGTACGATCCCCATATCTGGTTTGATGTCAGCCTTTGGACCGAGGCTGTAAAGCGAACGGAGGAAGCCTTGATTGAAGCGGATCCTGATCATGAATCAGATTACAGAGAAAACAGTGAGAAATATCTTGCACAACTTCATGAGCTGGATCAGAACATCAAAAAAGAGGTTGCTGCCATTCCGAAAAAACGTCGTGTCCTGGTAACCGCCCATGATGCATTCGGTTATTTCGGACGTGCCTATGACATTGAGGTCGTAGGGTTACAAGGGATCAGCACTGCTTCAGAGTATGGCTTGAAGGATGTTCAACGAATTGTTGACCTGTTGGCTGAACGGAAAATCAAAGCTGTTTTCATTGAATCCAGTGTGCCAAAGCGCTCTATCGAAGCTGTTGTGAAAGGGACTGCCAAAAAAGGACATCACATTGAAATCGGTGGAGAGCTCTTTTCCGACGCGCTGGGTGAAAAAGGAACACCGGAAGGAAACTATATCGGCATGGTTCGCTATAATGTAAATACCATCGTCAACGCCTTAAATTAA
- a CDS encoding response regulator transcription factor, with the protein MEGKILIVDDEIQLLDSVSRFLRQEGFKTETMSDGRKAPLILKESSADLVLLDWMMPEKSGLEICRDIRSFSDVPIIFLTAKSEETDKLLGLELGGDDYITKPFSMRELSTRIRVVLRRVRKQETIPDKPEIIQRGSITIDPSRHQVWIATQELVLTPTEYQLLIVLVRTPGRVYSRLQLVEMVLGEEYLGYERSIDTHIHNLRKKMEQAAGKKEWIQTVFGVGYKFGEEH; encoded by the coding sequence ATGGAAGGCAAGATTCTTATTGTGGATGATGAAATACAATTACTGGACTCTGTGAGTCGCTTTTTAAGGCAAGAGGGGTTTAAAACTGAAACGATGTCAGATGGGCGGAAAGCACCCCTGATACTTAAGGAATCTTCTGCGGATTTAGTATTGTTGGATTGGATGATGCCAGAGAAAAGCGGATTGGAAATATGTAGGGATATCCGAAGTTTTTCAGATGTGCCGATCATTTTTTTAACAGCGAAATCAGAGGAGACGGATAAGCTTTTGGGACTGGAATTGGGTGGGGATGATTATATTACAAAACCTTTTTCCATGCGGGAATTGTCGACACGGATTCGGGTTGTGCTACGCCGTGTCAGGAAGCAGGAAACCATACCTGATAAACCGGAGATCATTCAGCGTGGCTCGATTACCATAGATCCCAGTCGTCATCAGGTGTGGATCGCTACACAAGAATTAGTCTTGACTCCCACAGAGTATCAACTTCTCATCGTATTGGTTCGAACTCCGGGAAGGGTATACAGTCGTTTGCAGTTGGTAGAAATGGTATTGGGAGAAGAGTATCTCGGCTATGAACGTTCCATTGACACCCATATTCACAACTTACGCAAAAAGATGGAACAAGCAGCCGGAAAAAAAG